A single Defluviitalea saccharophila DNA region contains:
- the ftsZ gene encoding cell division protein FtsZ — translation MLEFDMTQEHVAQIKVIGVGGGGNNAVDRMIEEDLKGVEFITVNTDRQALSRSKATVKIQIGEKITRGLGAGANPDIGTKSAEESREEIIEAIKGADMVFVTAGMGGGTGTGAAPVIANIAKQEGILTVGVVTKPFGFEGRKRMLNAEKGIAELKQNVDTLIIIPNDKLLHIIDKKTTMIEAFKKADEVLRQGVQGISDLISNPGIINLDFADVRTIMSDKGIAHMGIGRASGENKTEVAAKAAIHSPLLDTSIDGAKGVLINISGGSNLGLLEANEAANLIREAVDPEAEIIFGTTINDDLGDEVIVTVIATGFESNLGSTIKAPKKEETIIQPQKEIITASPISSEKVDEPSFIDIPIFLQRRRR, via the coding sequence GTGCTGGAATTTGACATGACACAAGAACATGTGGCGCAAATAAAAGTAATTGGCGTAGGCGGTGGAGGAAATAATGCCGTTGATCGTATGATAGAAGAGGATCTAAAGGGTGTAGAATTTATTACTGTAAATACCGATCGTCAGGCATTAAGCCGTTCAAAAGCTACGGTAAAAATTCAAATTGGTGAAAAAATAACTCGAGGATTAGGTGCAGGTGCAAATCCAGATATCGGTACCAAATCGGCAGAGGAGAGCAGAGAAGAAATTATAGAAGCAATAAAAGGTGCCGATATGGTATTTGTTACAGCCGGTATGGGTGGAGGAACTGGTACTGGAGCGGCTCCTGTAATAGCAAATATTGCAAAACAGGAAGGTATTTTAACTGTTGGTGTTGTTACAAAACCTTTTGGTTTTGAAGGTCGTAAAAGAATGTTAAATGCAGAAAAAGGTATTGCAGAATTAAAGCAAAATGTGGATACTTTAATCATTATTCCTAATGATAAGCTATTACATATCATTGATAAGAAAACAACTATGATAGAAGCTTTCAAAAAGGCTGATGAAGTATTACGTCAAGGGGTTCAAGGTATTTCTGATTTAATTTCTAATCCTGGTATTATTAATCTGGACTTTGCAGACGTAAGAACCATTATGTCTGATAAGGGAATAGCACATATGGGAATTGGACGAGCTTCCGGTGAAAATAAAACGGAAGTTGCCGCTAAGGCAGCTATTCATAGTCCATTATTAGATACCAGCATTGATGGTGCGAAAGGTGTCTTAATCAACATAAGTGGTGGATCAAATCTTGGTTTGCTTGAAGCAAATGAAGCAGCAAACCTTATTCGTGAAGCGGTTGACCCTGAAGCAGAAATCATTTTTGGAACAACCATTAATGATGATTTAGGCGATGAAGTAATCGTAACAGTAATTGCTACAGGTTTTGAAAGTAATTTAGGAAGTACTATTAAAGCTCCTAAGAAAGAAGAAACAATCATACAGCCTCAAAAAGAAATCATTACTGCTTCTCCTATTTCTTCAGAAAAAGTGGATGAGCCTAGCTTCATTGATATTCCTATATTTTTGCAAAGAAGAAGAAGATAA
- the spoIIGA gene encoding sigma-E processing peptidase SpoIIGA has translation MEQPFQIEIYADIVFFLNFVMDYFILWIVSKIIKKNVSSKRLFLGAFLGALLYCLMIFIPIFRTTYNLIGIIGLPMIPLMITYRPNSFKNLIKVFILFHGTAFALGGAGIALFYYLNIGKVIQDALQFKIENFPIVLLFVSSVLSYFFIKTIWSWIRKYTTKEGNLYHIKIYFEGQQIDASALLDTGNSLYDPFSQSPVIVVEFSSVKAFLPESIQKLFYDNKENDLNLLTQSITQTPIRAKIRMIPFSSLGMPNGMLVGFRPDQVEVIEQDNTSTILKDVVIGIYNQRLSKDNRYQALLHPDIFHNIA, from the coding sequence ATGGAACAACCATTTCAAATAGAAATATACGCGGACATTGTGTTTTTTCTTAATTTTGTGATGGACTATTTTATTTTATGGATCGTAAGTAAAATAATTAAGAAAAATGTTTCCTCAAAAAGACTTTTTTTAGGAGCATTTCTAGGAGCCCTGCTTTATTGCCTGATGATTTTTATTCCTATATTTAGAACGACCTATAATTTAATAGGTATAATTGGACTGCCGATGATTCCCCTAATGATTACCTATAGGCCTAATTCTTTTAAAAACCTGATTAAGGTGTTTATATTGTTTCATGGAACTGCTTTTGCTCTTGGAGGAGCTGGGATCGCGTTATTCTATTATTTAAATATCGGAAAAGTTATTCAGGATGCACTTCAGTTTAAAATAGAAAATTTCCCTATAGTATTATTATTCGTTTCTAGCGTTTTATCATATTTTTTTATAAAAACAATATGGTCTTGGATTCGCAAATATACTACAAAAGAAGGTAATTTATATCATATTAAGATTTACTTTGAGGGACAGCAGATTGATGCCAGTGCCCTTCTGGATACGGGAAATTCATTATATGATCCTTTTAGTCAAAGTCCTGTTATTGTTGTAGAATTTTCTTCAGTGAAAGCATTTTTACCCGAAAGCATTCAAAAATTATTTTATGATAATAAAGAGAACGATCTAAATTTACTTACACAGTCAATTACACAAACTCCTATCAGAGCCAAGATAAGAATGATTCCTTTTTCCAGTTTAGGCATGCCGAATGGTATGCTTGTCGGTTTTAGACCGGATCAAGTTGAAGTTATAGAACAAGACAATACTTCTACAATATTAAAAGATGTGGTTATAGGAATATATAATCAAAGACTTTCAAAAGACAATAGGTATCAAGCCTTGCTTCATCCAGACATATTTCATAACATTGCATAA
- the nrdR gene encoding transcriptional regulator NrdR, which produces MRCPFCNCEDTKVIDSRPSEENNSIRRRRQCENCEKRFTTYEKVETIPVMVIKRDGTREVFDRNKILNGIVKSCNKRAIPLQQMESIVDDIENMLLNTLQKEVNSTQIGELVMKKLKEIDEVAYVRFASVYRQFKDINTFMEELTKLLQEKK; this is translated from the coding sequence ATGAGATGTCCATTTTGCAATTGTGAAGATACCAAAGTAATCGATTCCAGGCCGTCAGAAGAGAACAATTCAATTAGAAGAAGAAGACAATGCGAAAATTGTGAAAAACGTTTTACTACATACGAGAAAGTTGAAACCATTCCTGTGATGGTCATAAAGAGAGATGGAACAAGAGAAGTATTTGACCGTAATAAAATTTTAAATGGTATAGTAAAGTCATGTAATAAGAGGGCGATTCCTCTTCAACAAATGGAAAGCATCGTAGATGACATTGAAAATATGCTCTTAAACACACTTCAAAAAGAAGTAAACAGTACACAGATTGGTGAATTAGTCATGAAAAAACTTAAAGAGATAGATGAAGTTGCTTATGTTAGATTTGCCTCTGTGTATAGACAATTTAAGGATATCAATACTTTTATGGAAGAATTAACAAAGCTATTACAGGAAAAAAAGTGA
- the ftsW gene encoding putative lipid II flippase FtsW: protein MESTVSRKHQERLKGTKANKIKVIRTQCDFTILFTVGLLVLFGLVMIFSSSYYYALNHFNDMYHFLKRQALWSLIGFAAMIFMMNYDYKNIKLLAVPGYIVSQILLVLVLFIGKEVNGSKRWLFGFQPSELAKLTIIFFMALIISYNRNKLKKFTGLLFYLIFVAIPVVLIAIQNLSTAIVVMFIGTAMLFVASPKIWHFFVLALPAIAGGAAAVMLPQFAYRLDRIQIWKNPWIDPTGKGYQPIQSLYAVGSGGLFGLGLGESRQKLGFIPEAHNDIIFAIVCEELGLVGAVALLTLFLILIWRGIKVALNAPDLFSSLVASGIVCMIGIQVLINVAVITKTIPTTGMPLPFISYGGSSLLFTMAAMGILLNISRYSKLNKL, encoded by the coding sequence ATGGAATCTACAGTATCCCGAAAACACCAGGAACGATTAAAGGGAACTAAAGCAAATAAAATAAAAGTCATAAGAACCCAATGCGATTTCACCATTTTATTTACTGTAGGATTATTGGTATTATTTGGCCTAGTGATGATTTTTAGTTCTAGTTATTATTATGCATTAAATCATTTTAATGATATGTACCATTTTTTAAAAAGGCAGGCTCTCTGGTCCTTAATTGGTTTTGCGGCTATGATTTTTATGATGAATTATGATTATAAGAATATAAAATTATTAGCCGTTCCTGGGTACATCGTATCACAAATTTTGCTTGTACTCGTATTATTTATTGGTAAGGAAGTAAATGGATCAAAGAGATGGCTTTTTGGATTTCAGCCTTCAGAGTTAGCAAAGCTTACGATTATTTTCTTTATGGCTTTAATAATATCTTATAATAGAAACAAACTAAAGAAATTTACAGGACTATTGTTCTATTTGATTTTTGTAGCCATTCCAGTCGTTTTAATTGCTATACAAAACTTAAGTACTGCAATTGTTGTTATGTTTATAGGAACTGCCATGCTTTTTGTTGCCAGCCCTAAGATTTGGCACTTTTTCGTCTTGGCTCTGCCGGCGATAGCTGGAGGGGCTGCTGCGGTAATGCTTCCGCAGTTTGCCTACAGATTAGATCGTATTCAAATTTGGAAGAATCCGTGGATCGACCCTACCGGTAAAGGCTATCAGCCTATACAATCCCTATATGCGGTAGGCTCGGGAGGATTATTTGGATTAGGACTGGGTGAAAGCAGGCAAAAACTTGGATTTATTCCGGAGGCTCATAATGATATTATCTTTGCTATTGTATGTGAAGAATTAGGATTAGTAGGAGCAGTAGCTTTATTAACATTATTTTTAATATTGATTTGGAGAGGTATAAAAGTAGCTTTAAATGCTCCTGATTTATTTTCGTCCTTAGTAGCGTCAGGAATAGTTTGTATGATCGGGATTCAAGTATTAATTAATGTGGCAGTTATAACAAAAACCATTCCTACAACCGGGATGCCTTTACCTTTTATCAGTTATGGAGGATCTTCCTTGCTGTTTACTATGGCTGCAATGGGGATTTTACTCAATATATCAAGGTATTCTAAATTGAATAAACTATAA
- a CDS encoding cell division protein FtsQ/DivIB, with product MGRIIPINNVQRQSKFTKILIIVILIVVFFLLFFTSPLFSVQKIVVRGNDHYSEEQIIEKINFNLNQNIFLLQKQKAEKLLCQDPYIESASIEIQWPNQINILIDERKVVGYVPYVGTYLYIDKDGRVLETSSAYTENLPIVHGLEFDHFEIGQVIPVKNKSSLNVVAVMAQMMLKYNLLEDIIKIDVSDPSDTHIYVKKLDVSMGNVEEFDKKIQWMIQIMNVYDMGKVDLKNIDKGRAVFSPLT from the coding sequence ATGGGAAGAATTATACCAATCAATAATGTTCAAAGGCAATCGAAATTTACTAAGATTTTAATAATTGTTATTTTAATTGTTGTGTTTTTCTTGCTATTTTTTACTTCTCCGCTTTTTTCGGTTCAAAAAATTGTGGTAAGAGGCAATGATCATTATTCAGAGGAACAAATCATTGAAAAAATAAATTTTAACTTAAATCAAAACATATTCTTGCTCCAAAAACAAAAAGCAGAGAAACTACTTTGCCAAGATCCTTATATAGAATCTGCAAGTATAGAAATACAATGGCCCAATCAAATTAATATTTTAATTGATGAAAGAAAAGTGGTGGGATATGTTCCTTATGTAGGGACATATCTTTATATAGATAAAGATGGACGAGTATTAGAGACCTCATCTGCTTATACGGAGAATCTTCCTATTGTTCATGGTTTAGAATTTGACCATTTTGAAATTGGACAAGTTATTCCAGTTAAGAATAAAAGTTCTTTAAATGTAGTGGCTGTAATGGCACAGATGATGTTAAAATACAATTTGCTTGAAGATATCATAAAAATTGATGTAAGTGATCCATCGGATACTCATATATATGTGAAGAAATTAGATGTATCTATGGGAAATGTTGAAGAGTTTGATAAAAAAATACAATGGATGATTCAGATCATGAATGTGTACGATATGGGTAAGGTGGATTTGAAAAATATTGACAAAGGTCGAGCAGTTTTTTCTCCGCTTACTTAA
- the sigG gene encoding RNA polymerase sporulation sigma factor SigG, which produces MAINKVEICGVNTSKLPVLTNEEKEELFKRILQGDKEARESYIKGNLRLVLSVIQRFNNRGEHVDDLFQVGCIGLIKAIDNFDVTQNVRFSTYAVPMIIGEIRRYLRDNNSIRVSRSLRDTAYKALQVKERLMNQNSKEPTITEIAEELGIPKEDVVFALDAIQDPISLFEPVYHDGGDALYIMDQVSDNKNQDEMWLENIALNEAMKRLNDREKHILSLRFFEGKTQMEVADEIGISQAQVSRLEKTALKHMRKYI; this is translated from the coding sequence ATGGCAATTAACAAAGTAGAAATATGCGGTGTAAATACTTCAAAACTGCCTGTTCTTACTAACGAAGAAAAAGAAGAATTATTTAAGAGGATATTACAAGGAGATAAAGAAGCAAGGGAATCATATATTAAAGGTAATTTAAGATTAGTATTAAGTGTTATACAAAGATTTAATAATCGGGGAGAACATGTGGATGATTTGTTTCAGGTTGGATGTATAGGGTTAATAAAAGCAATTGATAATTTTGATGTCACACAAAATGTTCGTTTTTCAACCTATGCAGTGCCAATGATTATAGGAGAGATTAGGAGATATCTTAGAGACAATAATTCGATAAGAGTAAGCCGATCGCTCCGTGATACAGCATATAAGGCATTGCAGGTAAAAGAAAGATTAATGAATCAAAATTCCAAAGAACCAACAATTACAGAAATCGCTGAGGAATTAGGTATTCCAAAAGAGGATGTTGTATTTGCCTTAGATGCAATACAGGACCCTATATCCCTGTTTGAACCCGTTTATCATGATGGTGGCGACGCCTTATATATTATGGATCAAGTTAGTGATAATAAAAATCAAGATGAAATGTGGCTTGAAAATATTGCCCTGAATGAGGCGATGAAAAGGCTCAATGATCGAGAAAAACATATTCTCTCCCTACGTTTTTTTGAAGGTAAAACTCAGATGGAAGTTGCTGATGAGATTGGAATCTCTCAGGCTCAAGTTTCAAGACTAGAAAAAACTGCACTAAAACATATGAGAAAATATATATAA
- the sigE gene encoding RNA polymerase sporulation sigma factor SigE has product MLHLKDEDSVYYIGGSEILPPPLNKEEEDSLINQLGGEQDLYVKSVLIERNLRLVVYIARKFENTGIGVEDLISIGTIGLIKAINTFKPDKKIKLATYASRCIENEILMYLRRTNKLKTEISIDEPLNVDWDGNELLLSDILGTDPDIIYRSIEDEVDRDLLSKAMDKLSNREKEIVELRFGLTAEGKEKTQKEVADLLGISQSYISRLEKKIIYRLRKEINRMH; this is encoded by the coding sequence TTGCTTCATCTAAAAGATGAAGATTCAGTTTACTATATCGGAGGAAGCGAAATCTTACCGCCACCTTTGAATAAAGAAGAAGAAGACTCTCTCATTAACCAATTGGGAGGAGAACAGGACTTATACGTGAAATCTGTTTTAATTGAAAGAAATCTAAGACTAGTTGTATACATAGCCAGAAAGTTTGAAAATACTGGGATAGGTGTAGAAGACCTTATATCTATTGGAACTATAGGACTTATAAAAGCGATTAATACTTTTAAACCTGATAAAAAAATTAAATTAGCAACTTATGCTTCCCGCTGTATTGAAAATGAAATTCTTATGTATCTACGAAGAACGAATAAATTAAAGACGGAGATTTCTATAGATGAACCACTTAATGTAGACTGGGATGGGAATGAATTGTTATTATCGGATATCTTAGGAACAGATCCTGATATCATCTATAGAAGCATTGAAGATGAAGTTGATCGTGACTTATTAAGTAAAGCAATGGATAAGCTGTCCAATCGTGAAAAGGAGATTGTTGAGCTTAGATTCGGACTTACTGCAGAAGGAAAAGAAAAAACACAAAAAGAAGTTGCTGATTTACTGGGCATTTCACAGTCCTATATATCAAGATTGGAGAAAAAAATCATATATAGACTAAGAAAGGAAATAAATAGAATGCATTAA
- a CDS encoding anaerobic ribonucleoside triphosphate reductase, which yields MQIKKRDGRIVEFNQEKIARAIYKAAMAVGGHDYLTAKELSNDVLEYLIHILPENELPDVETIQDCVEKILIEKGHAKTAKSYILYRATRTKIRESQTRLMKTYHGITYAEAEENDLMRENANVDGNTAMGAMLKYGSEGAKEFYHLHVLNPEHSKAHQSGKIHIHDLDFLTLTMTCCQIDIIKLFKNGFSTGHGYLREPQDIFSYAALAAIAIQSNQNDMHGGQSIPNFDYGLAPGVSKTYIKLYKSNLGKALEFLLDLSPEEAKEIAIKSIEETIKETGLNPQLEMKSEYLDVELETIKKRFNIKDECIIRKAQDFASKHAAKEVDEKTFQAMEGFIHNLNTMHSRAGAQVPFSSINFGTDTSPEGRMVSKNFLLATERGLGNGETPIFPISIFKIKKGISFEKGDPNYDLFKLACRVSAKRLFPNFSFLDAPFNKIYYDKYGVEGEVAYMGCRTRVVANHYDPSKEITYGRGNLSFTSVNLPYIAITSKGNLDVFFEKLDETIDLVKMQLLERFEIQAKKKVKNFPFLMGQKIWIDSEKLDRNDEIREVIKHGTLTMGFIGLAEALKALIGKHHGESDEAQKLGLEIVGHMRKRMDEACKEYGLNFSLIASPAEGLSGRFTAIDKKRFGIIEGVTDREYYTNSFHIPVYYPISAFDKIRLEAPYHELCNGGHITYIELDGDPVKNLEAFETIVRAMAEAGVGYGSINHPVDRDPICGFSGILDNECPKCGRKDGENGVYFERIRRITGYLVGDLSRWNDGKRAEEKDRVKHSI from the coding sequence ATGCAGATCAAAAAGCGAGATGGAAGAATTGTAGAATTTAATCAAGAAAAGATAGCAAGAGCTATTTATAAAGCAGCTATGGCTGTTGGAGGCCATGATTATTTAACAGCAAAAGAGTTAAGTAATGATGTTCTTGAATATCTTATACATATTTTACCCGAAAATGAACTTCCCGATGTTGAAACGATACAAGATTGTGTAGAAAAGATATTAATTGAAAAAGGCCATGCAAAAACAGCAAAATCATACATATTGTATAGGGCGACAAGGACAAAAATAAGGGAAAGTCAAACCAGACTTATGAAAACATACCATGGGATCACATATGCAGAAGCAGAAGAAAATGATTTAATGAGAGAAAACGCTAATGTAGATGGCAATACGGCTATGGGAGCAATGCTTAAATACGGCTCCGAAGGTGCAAAGGAATTTTATCATCTTCATGTTTTAAATCCTGAACATTCTAAAGCCCATCAATCAGGAAAAATACATATTCATGATTTGGACTTTCTAACTTTGACTATGACTTGCTGTCAAATAGATATCATTAAGCTCTTTAAAAATGGGTTTTCTACAGGACATGGCTACTTAAGAGAGCCACAGGATATCTTCAGTTATGCTGCTCTTGCAGCTATTGCAATTCAAAGTAACCAAAACGATATGCATGGAGGTCAGTCCATCCCTAATTTTGATTATGGATTAGCTCCCGGAGTATCAAAAACATACATAAAATTATATAAATCTAACTTAGGCAAAGCTCTAGAATTTTTATTAGACCTTTCTCCTGAAGAAGCCAAGGAAATAGCAATTAAAAGTATAGAAGAAACGATTAAGGAAACCGGTTTAAATCCTCAGTTAGAAATGAAATCTGAATATTTAGATGTAGAATTGGAAACGATTAAGAAACGATTTAATATAAAGGATGAATGTATAATAAGAAAAGCACAAGATTTTGCTTCAAAACATGCAGCAAAAGAAGTGGATGAAAAGACATTTCAGGCAATGGAAGGATTTATTCATAATCTTAATACAATGCATTCAAGGGCAGGGGCACAAGTTCCATTCAGCAGCATAAACTTTGGAACGGATACTTCACCAGAAGGACGAATGGTTTCAAAAAACTTTTTATTGGCAACTGAAAGAGGTCTAGGAAATGGTGAAACGCCGATATTCCCTATTTCTATTTTCAAGATCAAGAAAGGTATTTCTTTTGAAAAGGGAGATCCTAATTATGATTTGTTTAAATTAGCTTGCAGGGTAAGTGCAAAGCGGCTTTTTCCTAACTTTAGTTTTTTAGATGCACCATTTAATAAAATTTACTATGATAAATATGGCGTTGAGGGCGAAGTAGCTTATATGGGATGTCGAACAAGGGTTGTTGCAAATCATTATGATCCTAGTAAGGAAATTACTTATGGAAGAGGAAACTTAAGCTTTACATCAGTGAATTTACCTTACATTGCAATTACTTCAAAAGGAAATCTGGATGTCTTTTTTGAAAAACTGGATGAAACCATCGATTTAGTAAAAATGCAATTACTAGAGAGATTTGAAATACAAGCAAAGAAAAAAGTTAAGAACTTCCCATTTTTAATGGGACAAAAGATATGGATTGATTCTGAAAAATTGGATAGAAATGATGAAATCAGGGAAGTTATTAAGCATGGTACCTTAACCATGGGCTTTATTGGGTTAGCCGAAGCATTAAAAGCTTTGATCGGCAAACATCATGGTGAGTCTGATGAAGCACAAAAGTTAGGTTTAGAAATCGTTGGACATATGAGAAAGCGTATGGATGAAGCTTGTAAAGAATATGGTCTTAATTTCTCTCTGATTGCATCTCCTGCAGAAGGATTATCCGGAAGATTTACTGCAATTGATAAAAAGCGCTTTGGGATCATAGAAGGTGTGACAGACAGAGAATATTATACAAATTCTTTCCACATCCCCGTATATTATCCTATATCTGCATTTGATAAAATTAGATTAGAAGCACCATACCATGAACTATGCAATGGAGGACATATTACATATATTGAGTTAGATGGAGACCCTGTAAAGAACTTAGAGGCTTTTGAAACAATCGTCAGAGCTATGGCGGAAGCAGGAGTAGGTTACGGTTCAATCAATCATCCGGTAGACCGTGACCCCATATGCGGTTTTAGTGGTATTTTAGACAACGAATGCCCTAAATGCGGACGAAAAGATGGTGAAAATGGAGTCTACTTTGAAAGAATCCGTCGTATTACAGGCTATCTGGTAGGAGACTTAAGCAGATGGAACGACGGCAAAAGAGCAGAAGAAAAAGACAGAGTAAAGCATAGCATTTAG
- the murA gene encoding UDP-N-acetylglucosamine 1-carboxyvinyltransferase — MGKFYIDGGTRLEGTLRVQGGKNAVLPILAATVLNRNISYIHDCPQILDVLTMISILERIGCNVKWEGKTLIVDSSTVSSYEVPEDLVREMRSSIILLGSVLGRYKKVIISYPGGCPLGPRPIDLHLKALKQLGVHIKEEHGFIICEASKLTGAKIHLDFPSVGATENIMLAAALAEGTTVIYNAAKEPEIKDLQDFLNGMGAKISGASTDVIYIEGVKKLDQVEHKVIPDRIVAGTYLAAAAITGGKIELTNVESNHIQAVTSKLREVGCIITEKENSLFLRAPKQLRSVDIVRTQPYPGFPTDMQAQMMALLTIASGTSIITETVFESRYKHAEELMRMGADITLEGRTAIVKGVNELTGTTVHAKDLRGGAALIMAGLVAQGSTIVEGAKHIERGYEEIDKDLQLLGASIRKID, encoded by the coding sequence ATGGGCAAATTTTATATAGATGGAGGAACGCGGCTGGAAGGGACGTTACGTGTTCAGGGAGGGAAAAATGCAGTTCTTCCAATATTAGCCGCAACAGTATTGAATAGGAATATAAGCTATATTCATGATTGTCCTCAAATATTAGATGTACTTACTATGATTAGTATTCTTGAAAGAATCGGGTGCAATGTAAAATGGGAAGGCAAAACCCTTATTGTTGATTCATCTACTGTTTCCTCCTATGAAGTACCTGAAGACTTAGTAAGAGAAATGCGCTCTTCGATTATTTTATTAGGTTCGGTGCTTGGAAGATATAAGAAAGTGATTATATCTTATCCCGGCGGCTGTCCTTTGGGCCCTAGACCGATTGATTTGCATTTGAAGGCGTTAAAACAACTCGGGGTTCATATAAAAGAGGAACATGGCTTTATTATTTGCGAAGCTTCAAAATTAACCGGCGCAAAAATTCATTTAGATTTTCCCAGCGTAGGAGCTACAGAAAATATTATGCTGGCAGCAGCTCTGGCTGAAGGAACAACAGTCATTTATAATGCGGCTAAAGAGCCAGAAATTAAAGATTTACAGGATTTCTTAAATGGTATGGGTGCCAAGATATCGGGAGCTTCGACCGATGTCATTTATATTGAAGGAGTAAAAAAATTAGATCAGGTAGAACATAAGGTAATTCCGGATAGGATTGTTGCTGGTACTTACCTTGCAGCAGCAGCAATTACCGGTGGAAAAATAGAACTTACCAATGTTGAGTCTAATCATATACAGGCAGTAACATCAAAATTGAGAGAAGTTGGTTGTATTATCACTGAGAAAGAAAACAGCCTTTTTTTAAGGGCTCCAAAACAACTAAGAAGTGTGGATATTGTCCGTACTCAGCCATATCCTGGATTTCCGACAGATATGCAGGCACAGATGATGGCTTTATTAACGATTGCTTCAGGAACGAGTATCATTACTGAAACAGTATTTGAATCCAGATATAAGCATGCTGAAGAGCTCATGAGAATGGGTGCGGATATCACATTAGAGGGACGTACTGCCATCGTTAAAGGTGTAAATGAACTGACGGGAACCACAGTTCATGCTAAAGATTTAAGAGGGGGAGCAGCCTTAATCATGGCAGGATTAGTTGCGCAGGGAAGTACAATTGTTGAAGGGGCTAAGCACATTGAAAGAGGATATGAAGAAATTGATAAAGACCTTCAACTATTAGGCGCAAGTATCCGAAAAATTGATTAG
- a CDS encoding YlmC/YmxH family sporulation protein produces MVRIYDMKQKEVISTIDGCRLGYICDIEIDLNEGRIKKIIVPGPGKVLGFFGKDMEYQIPWSKIRKIGEDIILVDVIGDDVLTESDY; encoded by the coding sequence TTGGTTAGAATTTATGATATGAAACAAAAAGAAGTCATCAGCACGATAGATGGCTGTCGTTTGGGGTATATATGTGACATAGAAATTGATTTAAACGAAGGTAGAATCAAAAAGATTATTGTGCCTGGTCCTGGAAAAGTTTTGGGTTTTTTTGGAAAAGATATGGAGTATCAAATTCCTTGGAGTAAAATAAGAAAAATTGGAGAGGATATCATTTTAGTGGATGTTATTGGGGATGATGTTTTAACTGAATCGGATTACTAG